Proteins co-encoded in one Christiangramia fulva genomic window:
- the rpsC gene encoding 30S ribosomal protein S3, which translates to MGQKTNPIGNRLGIIRGWESNWYGGNDYGDKLAEDDKIRKYIHARLSKASVSRVIIERTLKLVTVTITTARPGIIIGKGGQEVDKLKEELKKITDKEVQINIFEIKRPELDAHLVAASVARQIENRISYRRAIKMAIAAAMRMNAEGIKIEISGRLNGAEMARSESYKDGRIPLSTFRADIDYALIEAHTTYGRLGVKVWIMKGEVYGKRELSPLVGLAKNQGKKSGAGRGNKSRRRK; encoded by the coding sequence ATGGGACAAAAGACAAATCCAATCGGGAATCGCCTTGGTATCATCAGAGGATGGGAATCCAACTGGTATGGAGGTAATGACTACGGCGACAAATTAGCCGAAGACGATAAGATTAGAAAGTACATCCATGCTCGTCTTTCTAAAGCGAGTGTATCGCGTGTAATCATCGAACGCACGCTTAAGCTTGTAACCGTTACTATCACCACTGCAAGACCTGGTATCATTATCGGGAAAGGCGGCCAGGAGGTAGACAAGCTTAAGGAAGAGCTTAAGAAGATTACCGACAAGGAAGTTCAAATTAACATCTTTGAGATTAAGAGGCCAGAACTTGACGCCCACCTTGTGGCTGCAAGTGTAGCAAGACAAATCGAGAATCGTATCTCTTACCGTCGTGCAATTAAAATGGCTATCGCGGCTGCTATGAGAATGAACGCCGAAGGGATCAAAATAGAGATCTCCGGTCGTTTAAACGGTGCTGAAATGGCACGTTCAGAATCATACAAAGATGGTAGAATACCTTTGTCAACTTTTAGGGCTGATATTGATTATGCTTTGATCGAAGCTCATACTACCTATGGTAGGCTGGGTGTTAAAGTATGGATCATGAAAGGTGAGGTATACGGAAAAAGAGAGCTTTCGCCTCTAGTTGGCCTTGCGAAAAACCAGGGTAAAAAATCCGGTGCCGGACGTGGAAACAAATCCCGTCGTAGAAAGTAA
- the rplB gene encoding 50S ribosomal protein L2, giving the protein MSVRKLKPITPGQRFRVVNGYDAITTDKPEKSLLAPIKKSGGRNSQGKMTMRYKGGGHKRRYRVIDFKRDKQGIPATVASIEYDPNRTAFIALLNYQDGEKRYIIAQNGLQVGQNVVSGHESVAPEIGNAMPLANIPLGTIVSCIELRAGQGAVMARSAGAFAQLLAREGKYATVKLPSGEIRRILATCMATIGAVSNSDHQLLISGKAGRKRWLGIRPRTRPVAMNPVDHPMGGGEGRASGGHPRSRKGIPAKGFKTRSKTKASNKYIVERRKTRKKK; this is encoded by the coding sequence ATGTCAGTTAGAAAGTTAAAACCAATCACACCTGGTCAGCGTTTTAGAGTAGTTAATGGGTATGACGCCATTACTACTGATAAGCCGGAAAAAAGCCTTTTGGCTCCGATAAAAAAATCAGGTGGTAGAAACAGTCAGGGAAAAATGACCATGCGCTACAAAGGTGGTGGTCATAAAAGACGTTATCGAGTTATCGATTTTAAACGTGACAAGCAGGGAATTCCTGCTACTGTTGCGAGCATAGAATACGATCCAAACAGAACGGCCTTTATCGCTCTTTTGAATTATCAGGATGGTGAAAAAAGGTATATCATTGCTCAAAATGGTCTTCAGGTAGGGCAAAATGTGGTTTCAGGACACGAAAGTGTTGCTCCTGAAATTGGAAATGCCATGCCTTTGGCAAATATTCCTCTTGGAACAATTGTTTCTTGTATCGAGCTTAGGGCCGGGCAGGGAGCTGTTATGGCTCGTAGCGCCGGAGCTTTTGCTCAATTATTGGCAAGGGAAGGAAAGTATGCAACCGTGAAATTGCCTTCAGGTGAGATTCGAAGAATCCTTGCAACTTGTATGGCTACAATCGGTGCTGTTTCCAACAGTGACCACCAGCTATTGATCTCTGGTAAAGCCGGTAGAAAACGCTGGTTAGGTATCAGGCCGAGAACAAGACCTGTAGCTATGAACCCTGTCGATCACCCAATGGGTGGTGGTGAAGGTAGAGCTTCAGGTGGTCACCCAAGATCTAGAAAAGGTATTCCTGCAAAAGGATTTAAGACCCGTTCGAAGACCAAAGCGAGTAACAAGTATATTGTAGAACGCAGAAAGACTAGAAAGAAAAAATAA
- the rpsN gene encoding 30S ribosomal protein S14: MAKESMKAREVKRQKLVKKYAQKRKELKEAGDWEALQKLPKNSSPVRLHNRCKLTGRPKGYMRQFGLSRVMFREMANQGLIPGVKKASW; encoded by the coding sequence ATGGCTAAAGAATCAATGAAAGCCCGTGAGGTTAAGAGACAAAAACTGGTAAAAAAGTATGCTCAAAAACGCAAGGAGCTTAAAGAAGCCGGCGATTGGGAAGCACTACAAAAATTGCCAAAAAATTCTTCTCCTGTACGTTTGCACAATCGTTGTAAACTAACTGGAAGACCAAAAGGTTATATGAGACAATTTGGTCTTTCCCGAGTTATGTTCAGAGAGATGGCCAATCAGGGGCTAATTCCAGGTGTTAAAAAAGCAAGCTGGTAA
- the rpsQ gene encoding 30S ribosomal protein S17 gives MEKRNLRKERIGVVTSNKMQKSIVVSEVKKVKHPMYGKFVLKTKKYVAHDENNDCNEGDTVKIMETRPLSKSKCWRLVEIIERAK, from the coding sequence ATGGAAAAAAGAAACTTAAGAAAAGAGCGTATAGGTGTTGTTACAAGTAACAAAATGCAGAAATCAATCGTGGTTTCTGAAGTTAAAAAAGTAAAACACCCTATGTATGGAAAATTCGTTTTAAAAACGAAAAAATACGTAGCACACGACGAAAATAACGACTGCAACGAAGGAGATACCGTAAAGATCATGGAAACACGACCTTTAAGTAAATCTAAATGTTGGAGATTAGTAGAAATAATTGAAAGAGCGAAGTAA
- the rplW gene encoding 50S ribosomal protein L23: protein MSILIKPVITEKATADSEMNNRFSFVVSNTANKIQIKEAIESAYGVSVTKVRTMNVRPDRKTKYTKSGMITGKTKAFKKAIVQVAEGETIDLYSNL from the coding sequence ATGAGCATCTTAATAAAACCTGTTATTACAGAAAAAGCGACCGCAGATAGCGAAATGAACAATCGCTTCAGTTTTGTGGTAAGTAACACGGCTAATAAGATTCAGATCAAAGAAGCGATCGAATCGGCTTATGGCGTTTCTGTTACTAAAGTTCGAACTATGAATGTCCGTCCTGATCGTAAAACCAAATACACAAAATCTGGTATGATCACTGGTAAAACTAAAGCTTTCAAAAAAGCAATAGTACAGGTGGCGGAAGGTGAAACTATTGATTTATACAGTAATCTCTAA
- the rplF gene encoding 50S ribosomal protein L6 has product MSRIGKNPITIPEGVNVDYTDGVVTVKGKLGELKQEITDIDVSIEDNVISFERSSEKSDQKSKHGLYRALVNNMIEGVTKGFSKQLELVGVGYRASNQGNRLELAVGYSHNIVIDLAPEIKVETISEKGRNPVVKLTSYDKQLVGQVAAKIRSFRKPEPYKGKGIKFVGEQLRRKAGKSA; this is encoded by the coding sequence ATGTCAAGAATAGGTAAAAACCCAATTACAATTCCCGAAGGTGTAAACGTTGATTACACAGATGGAGTTGTAACGGTAAAAGGAAAATTGGGAGAACTTAAGCAGGAGATTACCGATATCGATGTGAGTATCGAAGATAATGTAATTTCTTTTGAAAGATCTTCAGAGAAAAGTGATCAAAAATCAAAGCATGGTCTTTACCGTGCGTTGGTGAACAATATGATTGAAGGTGTTACCAAAGGTTTCAGTAAACAACTTGAACTTGTGGGAGTTGGTTATAGAGCCAGCAACCAGGGAAACAGGTTGGAGCTCGCCGTTGGTTATTCTCATAATATTGTGATAGATTTGGCTCCCGAAATTAAGGTGGAGACTATTTCTGAAAAAGGAAGGAATCCAGTTGTGAAACTTACTTCTTATGATAAGCAACTTGTGGGACAGGTTGCCGCTAAGATCCGTTCATTTAGAAAACCTGAGCCTTACAAAGGAAAAGGTATCAAGTTTGTCGGAGAGCAATTGAGAAGAAAAGCAGGTAAATCAGCTTAA
- the rplD gene encoding 50S ribosomal protein L4, with the protein MEIAVLDIKGKETGRKAKLSDSVFAIEPNEHAVYLDVKQYLANQRQGTHKAKERAEITGSTRKIKKQKGTGTARAGSIKSPVFRGGGRIFGPRPKDYGFKLNKNLKRLARKSALSMKANDKAILVVEDFSFDTPKTRNFIEVLQALGIETKKSLIVLGDSNKNVYLSSRNLKTSEVITSSELSTYKILNANNVVFLEGSLEGIESKLS; encoded by the coding sequence ATGGAAATAGCAGTTTTAGATATTAAAGGAAAAGAAACAGGCAGAAAAGCAAAGCTTTCTGATTCTGTTTTCGCTATAGAGCCTAATGAACATGCTGTTTACCTTGATGTGAAGCAATATCTTGCCAATCAGCGTCAGGGAACACATAAGGCTAAAGAAAGAGCAGAAATTACCGGAAGTACCCGTAAGATCAAAAAACAAAAAGGAACTGGTACTGCCCGTGCGGGTAGCATCAAATCTCCTGTTTTTCGTGGCGGTGGGCGAATCTTTGGTCCCAGACCAAAAGATTACGGTTTTAAACTGAACAAAAACCTAAAACGTCTTGCAAGAAAATCAGCGCTTTCTATGAAGGCAAACGATAAGGCGATTTTAGTGGTAGAAGATTTTTCTTTCGATACTCCCAAAACCAGGAATTTCATCGAAGTTCTTCAGGCTCTGGGAATTGAAACTAAAAAATCTTTGATAGTGTTGGGTGACTCAAATAAAAACGTATATTTGTCGTCGCGCAATTTAAAGACCTCTGAAGTTATAACAAGCTCAGAATTAAGTACTTACAAAATTCTGAATGCGAATAATGTTGTCTTTTTAGAAGGATCTTTAGAAGGAATTGAATCGAAATTAAGTTAA
- the rpmC gene encoding 50S ribosomal protein L29 — MKQSEVKELSVAELQEELDKSRKAYADLKMAHAVSPLENPIQLRHVRRNIARLATELTKREQQ; from the coding sequence ATGAAACAATCAGAAGTAAAAGAATTGTCTGTTGCAGAATTGCAGGAAGAGCTTGATAAATCTCGTAAAGCATACGCAGATTTAAAAATGGCTCACGCCGTTTCGCCATTAGAAAATCCTATTCAATTAAGACATGTGAGGAGAAACATTGCGAGACTGGCTACAGAGTTAACTAAAAGAGAACAACAATAA
- the rpsG gene encoding 30S ribosomal protein S7, with product MRKRQAKKRPLLPDPKFNDQLVTRFVNMMMWDGKKSVAFRIFYDAIDIVEQKKQDEEKSGLELWKDALSNVMPHVEVRSRRVGGATFQIPMQIRPDRKVSTAMKWLISFARKRNEKSMAAKLAAEVLAAAKEEGAAVKKRVDTHKMAEANKAFSHFRF from the coding sequence ATGAGAAAAAGACAGGCGAAAAAAAGACCTCTTTTACCAGATCCTAAATTTAACGATCAGCTTGTAACACGTTTTGTGAACATGATGATGTGGGATGGGAAAAAATCGGTTGCCTTTAGAATTTTCTACGATGCTATTGATATCGTGGAGCAAAAGAAACAAGACGAAGAGAAATCTGGTTTGGAGCTTTGGAAAGACGCTCTTTCAAACGTTATGCCTCACGTAGAAGTGAGAAGTAGACGTGTTGGAGGTGCTACCTTTCAAATTCCTATGCAGATTCGTCCAGACAGAAAAGTATCAACTGCGATGAAATGGTTGATTAGTTTTGCGCGTAAGAGAAATGAAAAATCTATGGCCGCAAAACTTGCTGCCGAAGTTCTTGCCGCAGCTAAAGAGGAAGGTGCTGCTGTGAAGAAAAGAGTAGATACTCATAAGATGGCTGAAGCTAATAAAGCATTCTCTCACTTTAGATTCTAA
- the rplE gene encoding 50S ribosomal protein L5 — MAYVPRLKQEYNERVKNALTEEFSYSNIMEVPKLEKIVISRGVGGAVADKKLIDHAVDELSSISGQKAIATYSKKDVASFKLRKGMPIGAKVTLRGYRMYEFLDRLITTALPRVRDFNGIKSNGFDGRGNYNLGVTEQIIFPEIDIDAVNRIAGMDITFVTTANTDKEAKALLTELGLPFKKN, encoded by the coding sequence ATGGCATACGTACCAAGACTTAAACAGGAATATAATGAGCGTGTGAAGAATGCGCTTACTGAAGAATTTAGCTACTCCAATATAATGGAGGTGCCAAAACTTGAGAAAATCGTCATCAGCCGTGGTGTTGGTGGTGCGGTAGCCGATAAAAAACTTATTGATCATGCGGTAGATGAACTTTCATCTATTAGTGGTCAAAAAGCCATCGCTACTTATTCCAAGAAAGACGTTGCATCGTTTAAGCTTCGTAAAGGGATGCCAATTGGCGCTAAAGTTACTTTACGAGGATACAGAATGTATGAATTCTTAGACAGACTTATAACTACCGCTTTACCGCGTGTAAGAGATTTTAATGGTATCAAGTCTAACGGATTTGATGGAAGAGGTAATTACAACCTTGGAGTTACCGAGCAGATTATCTTCCCTGAAATCGATATTGATGCAGTGAACAGAATTGCTGGTATGGATATCACATTCGTAACAACTGCCAATACCGATAAGGAAGCTAAAGCATTGTTAACCGAACTAGGTTTACCTTTTAAAAAGAATTAA
- the rpsJ gene encoding 30S ribosomal protein S10, producing the protein MSQKIRIKLKSYDHNLVDKSAEKIVKTVKTTGAVVTGPIPLPTNKKIFTVLRSPHVNKKSREQFELSSYKRLLDIYSSSSKTIDALMKLELPSGVEVEIKV; encoded by the coding sequence ATGAGTCAAAAAATCAGAATAAAACTAAAATCTTACGATCATAACCTGGTAGACAAATCTGCTGAAAAGATCGTAAAAACCGTAAAAACTACGGGAGCTGTTGTTACCGGACCAATTCCGTTGCCAACAAACAAAAAGATCTTTACTGTTCTTCGTTCGCCTCACGTGAACAAGAAGTCAAGGGAGCAATTTGAGCTTAGCTCTTATAAAAGATTGCTTGACATCTACAGTTCTTCTTCAAAAACCATCGATGCGTTGATGAAACTGGAACTTCCAAGTGGAGTAGAGGTAGAGATTAAAGTGTGA
- the rpsS gene encoding 30S ribosomal protein S19, with product MARSLKKGPFVHYKLEQKVAQNVESGKKAVIKTWSRASMITPDFVGQTIAVHNGKQFVPVYITENMVGHKLGEFSPTRSFRGHAGAKNKGRK from the coding sequence ATGGCACGTTCATTAAAAAAAGGACCTTTCGTTCACTATAAACTGGAGCAAAAAGTTGCCCAGAATGTTGAGTCTGGAAAGAAAGCCGTGATCAAAACCTGGTCTCGTGCTTCTATGATTACTCCAGATTTCGTTGGACAAACCATTGCAGTGCATAATGGAAAACAATTTGTTCCTGTATATATCACTGAAAATATGGTGGGTCATAAATTAGGAGAATTTTCACCAACACGATCTTTTAGAGGACATGCTGGTGCGAAAAATAAAGGTAGAAAATAA
- the fusA gene encoding elongation factor G, translating to MAQRDLKYTRNIGIAAHIDAGKTTTTERILYYTGISHKIGEVHDGAATMDWMEQEQERGITITSAATHCTWPYRDHEYTVNIIDTPGHVDFTVEVERSLRVLDGVVALFSAVDGVEPQSETVWRQADKYRVPRLGFVNKMDRQGADFFNVCRQVKTMLGGNPVPLQVPIGDEADFKGVVDLISKKAIIWNDEDMGMTYDTIDIPEELKADVDKYRAELVEAVAEYDEALMEKFFEDENSITEDEIIAALRAATIDMSIIPMMCGSAFKNKGVQAMLDAVMRYLPSPVDVEAIKGENPDTGEEESRKPNVDSPFSALAFKIATDPFVGRLAFFRVYSGTLDAGSYVLNVRSGKKERISRIYQMHSNKQEPIDKIEAGDIGAAVGFKDIKTGDTLTDLDHPIILESMSFPAPVIGIAVEPKTKADVEKMGMALGKLAEEDPTFTVRTDEASGQTIISGMGELHLEIIIDRMKREFKVEVNVGQPQVEYKETVTRSADHREVYKKQTGGRGKFADIVFTLGPVDADFEGEGLQFVDEIKGGRIPKEFIPSVQKGFQEAMKNGPLAGFTMDSLKVVLKDGSFHPVDSDQLSFELAAKLGYRDAAKKAGAVILEPIMKVEVVTPEENMGDIVGDLNRRRGQVNNMSDRSGAKVIKAEVPLSEMFGYVTTLRTLSSGRATSTMEFSHYAETPSNISEEVIKAAKGAANE from the coding sequence ATGGCACAAAGAGATTTAAAATATACTAGAAATATAGGTATTGCAGCTCACATTGATGCGGGTAAAACCACAACTACTGAGCGTATCCTTTATTATACAGGTATCAGTCACAAGATTGGTGAGGTGCACGATGGCGCTGCTACCATGGACTGGATGGAGCAGGAGCAGGAGCGTGGTATTACCATTACTTCGGCGGCTACCCATTGTACCTGGCCATATAGGGATCATGAATATACCGTTAATATAATTGATACTCCCGGGCACGTTGATTTTACCGTAGAGGTAGAACGTTCATTACGTGTTCTTGACGGAGTTGTTGCATTGTTCTCTGCAGTAGACGGGGTTGAGCCTCAGTCTGAAACTGTTTGGAGACAGGCAGATAAATATAGAGTACCACGTCTTGGTTTCGTTAATAAGATGGACCGCCAGGGTGCAGATTTCTTCAACGTTTGCCGTCAGGTAAAAACAATGTTGGGAGGGAATCCTGTTCCGCTTCAGGTTCCAATTGGAGATGAAGCCGATTTTAAAGGTGTGGTTGACTTAATTTCTAAAAAAGCGATCATCTGGAATGATGAAGACATGGGGATGACCTATGATACCATCGATATTCCTGAAGAGCTTAAAGCAGATGTTGATAAATATCGTGCAGAACTTGTAGAAGCAGTGGCTGAATATGATGAGGCCTTGATGGAAAAATTCTTTGAAGATGAGAATTCAATCACTGAAGATGAGATCATCGCTGCCCTTCGTGCTGCAACTATAGATATGTCTATCATCCCGATGATGTGTGGTTCAGCATTTAAAAATAAAGGTGTTCAGGCGATGCTTGACGCTGTAATGCGTTATCTGCCTTCTCCGGTAGATGTAGAGGCTATTAAAGGTGAAAATCCAGACACAGGTGAAGAAGAAAGTCGTAAGCCTAATGTCGATTCTCCTTTCTCTGCACTTGCATTTAAGATTGCTACCGATCCTTTTGTAGGTCGTTTGGCTTTCTTCCGTGTGTATTCCGGTACTTTGGATGCTGGTTCTTATGTGTTGAACGTTCGTTCAGGTAAGAAAGAACGTATCTCGAGAATTTACCAAATGCACTCTAACAAGCAGGAGCCTATCGATAAGATTGAGGCTGGTGATATTGGAGCGGCTGTTGGTTTTAAAGATATTAAAACCGGAGATACGCTTACCGATCTTGATCATCCAATCATTCTTGAGTCTATGTCTTTCCCTGCACCGGTTATTGGTATTGCTGTAGAGCCTAAGACCAAGGCTGATGTTGAGAAGATGGGTATGGCTCTTGGAAAACTTGCTGAAGAAGATCCAACCTTTACTGTAAGGACTGATGAAGCTTCTGGTCAAACAATTATCTCTGGTATGGGTGAACTTCACCTGGAGATCATTATTGATCGTATGAAGCGTGAGTTTAAAGTGGAAGTAAATGTAGGTCAACCACAGGTTGAGTACAAAGAAACCGTAACTCGTTCAGCAGATCATCGTGAAGTTTATAAAAAACAGACTGGTGGTCGTGGAAAATTCGCTGATATCGTATTCACCCTGGGGCCTGTAGATGCAGACTTTGAAGGTGAAGGTCTTCAGTTCGTAGACGAAATTAAAGGTGGACGTATTCCTAAAGAATTTATTCCTTCTGTTCAGAAAGGATTCCAGGAGGCTATGAAAAATGGTCCTCTTGCAGGATTTACTATGGATTCTTTAAAAGTTGTTCTTAAAGACGGATCTTTCCACCCTGTGGATTCCGATCAGCTTTCATTTGAACTGGCTGCAAAACTAGGATACAGAGATGCTGCTAAAAAAGCAGGTGCTGTAATTCTTGAGCCAATCATGAAAGTAGAAGTTGTAACTCCGGAAGAAAACATGGGGGATATTGTTGGTGACCTTAACAGAAGAAGAGGTCAGGTAAACAATATGTCAGACAGATCTGGAGCGAAGGTAATCAAAGCTGAAGTGCCACTTTCTGAAATGTTCGGATATGTTACTACATTGAGAACACTTTCTTCAGGTCGTGCAACTTCAACTATGGAATTCTCTCACTATGCTGAAACTCCTTCAAATATTTCTGAAGAGGTGATCAAAGCAGCAAAAGGAGCAGCAAACGAATAA
- the rplX gene encoding 50S ribosomal protein L24: MTKLKIKSGDTVRVIAGDHKGQEGKVQKVLRDKNKAIVEGINMVSKHEKPSAQNPQGGIKEKEAPIHVSNLALLTKNGEITRVGYKEEDGKKVRFSKKSNEVI; encoded by the coding sequence ATGACAAAGCTTAAAATTAAATCAGGAGATACTGTTCGTGTAATTGCCGGAGACCACAAAGGTCAGGAAGGTAAGGTACAGAAAGTTCTTCGTGACAAGAATAAAGCCATCGTGGAAGGGATCAATATGGTCTCAAAACATGAAAAGCCAAGTGCTCAGAATCCACAGGGTGGTATAAAAGAGAAGGAAGCTCCTATCCATGTATCCAATCTTGCACTTCTTACCAAAAATGGTGAGATTACCAGGGTAGGATATAAAGAAGAAGATGGGAAGAAAGTGAGATTTTCTAAAAAATCTAATGAAGTAATTTAG
- the rplC gene encoding 50S ribosomal protein L3 has product MSGLIGKKIGMTSIFDENGKNIPCTVIEAGPCVVTQVRTKEVDGYEALQLGFDDKKTVNKAAEGHAKKAGTVAKRKVIEFQGFKEDYKLGDSITVEQFREGEFVDVSGISKGKGFQGVVKRHGFGGVGQATHGQHNRLRAPGSIGAASYPARVFKGMKMAGRMGGEKVKVENLRVLKIVADKNLLVVKGCVPGHKNSYVIISK; this is encoded by the coding sequence ATGTCTGGGTTAATAGGAAAAAAGATCGGCATGACCAGCATTTTCGACGAGAATGGAAAGAATATTCCATGTACCGTGATCGAAGCTGGACCATGCGTTGTTACCCAAGTCAGAACCAAAGAGGTTGACGGGTATGAAGCACTTCAACTTGGTTTCGATGACAAAAAGACTGTTAATAAAGCTGCTGAAGGGCACGCGAAAAAAGCAGGAACTGTTGCAAAACGGAAGGTCATTGAATTCCAGGGATTTAAAGAAGATTACAAATTAGGAGATTCAATCACAGTTGAACAGTTCAGAGAAGGTGAATTCGTAGATGTGTCTGGAATTTCTAAAGGAAAAGGCTTCCAGGGTGTTGTAAAAAGACACGGTTTTGGAGGTGTTGGGCAGGCCACTCACGGTCAGCACAACCGTTTAAGAGCCCCGGGTTCTATCGGTGCAGCCTCGTATCCTGCGAGAGTTTTCAAAGGGATGAAGATGGCCGGAAGAATGGGTGGTGAAAAAGTAAAAGTTGAAAACCTTAGAGTTTTAAAGATTGTGGCAGACAAGAATCTTCTTGTTGTGAAAGGTTGTGTTCCAGGTCATAAAAACTCTTACGTAATCATCAGCAAGTAA
- the rplP gene encoding 50S ribosomal protein L16, which produces MLQPKRTKYRKQQKGRMKGVSQRGHRLSNGTFGIKSMDSSFVTARQIEAARIAATRYMKREGSIWIKIFPDKPITKKPLEVRMGKGKGAVEYWAAVVKPGRIMFEIGGVPMDIAKEALRLAAQKLPVRTKFVVARDYQE; this is translated from the coding sequence ATGTTACAACCTAAAAGAACAAAATATCGTAAGCAGCAAAAGGGCCGTATGAAAGGTGTATCTCAAAGAGGGCATCGTCTTTCAAACGGAACTTTCGGAATCAAATCAATGGATTCGAGCTTCGTGACCGCACGCCAAATCGAGGCAGCGCGTATTGCCGCTACCCGTTACATGAAAAGGGAAGGATCTATCTGGATTAAAATTTTCCCAGATAAGCCTATCACTAAAAAGCCTCTTGAGGTACGTATGGGTAAAGGTAAAGGTGCTGTTGAGTATTGGGCAGCCGTAGTAAAACCAGGAAGAATCATGTTTGAAATTGGTGGAGTGCCAATGGATATTGCTAAAGAGGCACTTCGCCTTGCAGCGCAGAAACTTCCTGTGAGAACCAAATTTGTTGTAGCTAGAGATTATCAAGAATAA
- the rplN gene encoding 50S ribosomal protein L14: MVQQESRLRVADNTGAKEVLAIRVLGGTKKRYASVGDKIVVSVKEATPNGNIKKGAVSTAVVVRTKKEVRRPDGSYIRFDDNACVLLNPQGEMRGTRVFGPVARELRDKQFMKIVSLAPEVL; encoded by the coding sequence ATGGTACAACAAGAATCCAGACTAAGAGTAGCAGATAACACCGGGGCTAAAGAAGTTTTAGCGATCCGCGTGTTGGGAGGTACAAAGAAAAGGTACGCTTCTGTTGGTGATAAAATCGTGGTGAGTGTCAAGGAAGCCACTCCAAACGGTAACATCAAAAAAGGTGCTGTTTCAACAGCTGTTGTTGTTCGTACCAAAAAGGAAGTACGCCGTCCAGACGGATCTTACATCCGCTTTGACGATAACGCATGTGTGCTTTTGAACCCCCAGGGGGAAATGCGCGGAACCCGTGTATTTGGTCCTGTGGCACGAGAACTTCGTGATAAGCAATTCATGAAGATTGTATCATTGGCACCAGAAGTGCTTTAA
- the rplV gene encoding 50S ribosomal protein L22 produces the protein MGVRKRERAEQIKEAKQQVAFAKLNNCPTSPRKMRLVADLVRGEKVEKALHILKFSKKEASNRLEKLLLSAIANWQAKNEDANIEEAELFVKEIRVDGGTMLKRLRPAPQGRAHRIRKRSNHVTLVLGANNNTQS, from the coding sequence ATGGGAGTTCGTAAAAGAGAAAGAGCAGAGCAAATAAAAGAAGCCAAACAACAGGTAGCTTTTGCTAAGTTGAATAACTGCCCTACTTCGCCAAGAAAGATGCGTCTTGTGGCGGATCTGGTAAGAGGAGAGAAAGTAGAAAAAGCGCTTCATATTTTGAAATTCAGCAAGAAAGAAGCTTCAAATCGTTTGGAAAAGCTATTGCTTTCCGCCATTGCCAACTGGCAGGCTAAAAACGAAGATGCTAACATCGAGGAAGCTGAACTATTTGTGAAAGAGATCCGCGTAGATGGGGGAACGATGTTGAAAAGACTTCGTCCTGCACCACAGGGTCGTGCACACCGAATTAGAAAAAGATCCAATCACGTAACATTGGTGCTTGGAGCAAACAATAATACACAAAGCTAA
- the rpsH gene encoding 30S ribosomal protein S8 codes for MNTDPIADYLTRIRNANAANHRVVEIPASNVKKEITKILFDQGYILSYKFDDSTAQGTIKIALKYDKITKEPVIKKIQRISKPGLRKYAGAHDIPRVLNGLGVAIVSTSHGVMTGKQAKADNVGGEVLCYVY; via the coding sequence ATGAATACAGATCCTATTGCAGATTACCTAACAAGAATCAGGAACGCCAATGCTGCTAATCACAGAGTGGTTGAAATTCCTGCTTCCAATGTTAAGAAAGAGATCACAAAAATTTTGTTTGATCAGGGATATATTCTTAGTTACAAATTTGATGACAGTACCGCTCAGGGAACTATCAAAATCGCTCTTAAATATGATAAAATCACTAAAGAGCCTGTAATCAAGAAAATTCAGAGAATAAGTAAACCTGGTTTACGTAAATATGCTGGTGCCCATGATATTCCAAGAGTCCTTAATGGTCTTGGTGTGGCGATCGTTTCAACTTCTCACGGTGTGATGACCGGGAAGCAGGCGAAAGCTGATAATGTTGGTGGAGAAGTACTTTGCTACGTATACTAA